The proteins below come from a single Fodinicurvata sp. EGI_FJ10296 genomic window:
- the arsC gene encoding arsenate reductase (glutaredoxin) (This arsenate reductase requires both glutathione and glutaredoxin to convert arsenate to arsenite, after which the efflux transporter formed by ArsA and ArsB can extrude the arsenite from the cell, providing resistance.) has protein sequence MDVVIYHNPDCGTSRNTLQYLRDAGIEPHVVEYLKTPPARAKLTELIDRMGMTPRDLLRRKGTPHDELGLDDPALTDEALIDAMMDHPILINRPIVVTPWGVKLTRPSETVLALLADGGIAVPAARDQNAS, from the coding sequence ATCGACGTCGTCATCTATCACAACCCCGATTGCGGCACGTCACGCAACACGCTGCAATACCTCCGCGATGCGGGCATCGAGCCCCATGTCGTGGAGTACCTGAAGACTCCACCGGCGCGGGCCAAGCTGACCGAATTGATCGACCGCATGGGCATGACGCCGCGCGATCTGCTGCGCCGCAAGGGCACGCCCCATGACGAACTCGGCCTCGACGATCCGGCGCTGACCGACGAGGCGCTGATCGACGCGATGATGGACCATCCGATCCTGATCAACCGGCCGATCGTGGTTACGCCGTGGGGGGTGAAGCTGACGCGCCCGTCGGAAACAGTGCTGGCACTGTTGGCCGACGGCGGCATCGCCGTCCCCGCCGCCAGGGATCAGAACGCTTCGTAA
- a CDS encoding BCCT family transporter, with product MTYENAVPPEGQTNPIKTGYRVGQDNIASRFGPIWFDIHNPVFVISGLGIIAFTVLTILFPDRASETFTLLRDTVTSRFDWFFLAAGNVFVVFCLFLIVSPLGRVRLGGIDAKPDYSYPGWFAMLFAAGMGIGLMFYGVSEPLGHFAASFADTAGSPESWAPLGGAPGEELASRRLAMAATIFHWALHPWAIYAVVALALALFSFNKGLPLSIRSIFYPILGERVWGWWGHAIDILAVFATLFGLATSLGIGAEQANAGLEFLFGLPVTDTSKVLLIVGITAVALVSVVAGLDAGVKRLSEINMMLAAALLLFIVVAGPTLTILTGFFGNLVAYGQYLLPLSNPIGRADDNFRQGWTAFYWAWWISWSPFVGMFIARVSRGRTVREFITCVLIIPSLVSVFWMTAFGGTAVTQLLVDGYQGATGAALELQLFMVLQELPLTAIASFIGIVLVIVFFVTSSDSGSLVIDTITAGGKVNAPLPQRIFWCTFEGLVAIALLLGGGLTALQAMAVSTGLPFTVVLLGACYAIFKGLASEPR from the coding sequence ATGACATACGAAAACGCAGTCCCGCCTGAAGGGCAGACCAACCCGATCAAGACCGGATACAGAGTCGGACAAGACAATATCGCCTCTCGATTCGGTCCGATATGGTTCGACATTCATAACCCGGTTTTCGTCATATCCGGCCTTGGCATCATTGCGTTCACCGTCCTGACGATACTTTTTCCGGACCGCGCTTCCGAAACGTTCACCTTGCTCCGTGATACGGTAACATCCCGGTTCGACTGGTTCTTTCTGGCTGCGGGTAATGTTTTCGTTGTCTTCTGCCTCTTCCTGATCGTATCGCCGCTCGGCCGGGTGCGGTTGGGCGGCATTGATGCCAAGCCCGACTATTCCTATCCCGGGTGGTTCGCGATGCTGTTCGCTGCCGGTATGGGCATCGGGCTGATGTTCTATGGCGTTTCGGAACCGCTCGGCCACTTCGCCGCCTCGTTCGCGGATACAGCAGGATCGCCGGAAAGCTGGGCACCGCTTGGCGGCGCACCGGGCGAAGAACTGGCATCGCGGCGTCTGGCCATGGCTGCAACCATCTTCCACTGGGCCCTGCATCCCTGGGCGATCTATGCCGTCGTCGCGCTGGCGCTTGCGCTGTTCAGTTTCAACAAGGGCCTGCCGCTCAGCATCCGGTCGATCTTTTATCCGATCCTGGGCGAGCGGGTCTGGGGCTGGTGGGGCCACGCCATCGATATCCTGGCGGTTTTCGCCACGCTGTTCGGTCTTGCCACGTCGCTTGGCATCGGCGCGGAACAGGCCAATGCCGGCCTTGAATTCCTGTTCGGCCTGCCAGTCACCGATACGTCCAAGGTTCTTCTGATCGTCGGCATCACAGCCGTCGCATTGGTTTCGGTCGTCGCCGGTCTGGACGCCGGGGTCAAGCGGCTGTCGGAAATCAACATGATGCTGGCCGCCGCATTGCTGCTTTTCATCGTCGTGGCCGGACCGACGCTGACGATCCTGACCGGCTTTTTCGGCAATCTCGTTGCCTATGGGCAGTATCTGTTGCCGCTGTCGAACCCGATCGGCCGCGCCGACGACAACTTTCGCCAGGGGTGGACGGCCTTCTACTGGGCGTGGTGGATTTCCTGGTCGCCGTTTGTCGGCATGTTCATCGCCCGCGTGTCGCGCGGGCGCACGGTACGAGAGTTCATAACCTGCGTGCTGATCATTCCGTCGCTTGTCTCGGTATTCTGGATGACCGCGTTCGGCGGCACAGCTGTCACGCAGCTGCTTGTCGACGGTTACCAGGGCGCGACCGGCGCCGCTCTGGAACTGCAGCTTTTCATGGTGTTGCAGGAACTCCCACTGACGGCCATCGCCTCGTTCATCGGCATCGTCCTGGTCATCGTGTTCTTCGTCACGTCGTCGGATTCCGGTTCGCTGGTGATCGACACGATCACCGCCGGCGGCAAGGTCAATGCGCCACTGCCGCAGCGGATTTTCTGGTGCACCTTCGAGGGTCTGGTGGCGATCGCGCTGCTGCTCGGCGGCGGGCTCACGGCACTGCAGGCAATGGCCGTTTCCACCGGCTTGCCGTTCACGGTCGTTCTGCTCGGGGCGTGCTATGCCATCTTCAAGGGTCTGGCCAGCGAACCCCGTTAA
- a CDS encoding TRAP transporter large permease: protein MLSLAMVLLVLLVIGTPVAFAMALAGLWGLHAQDFPWSVLVNRMAAGPDNFVLLAIPFFMMAGELMNRSGMTEQLVRLSTATIGRARGGLGHANVLASILFAGKSGSAVGDVAALGSIFVPAMEKEGYDRRFATAVTAASSLIGPIIPPSIILVIYGSVAQVSIGGLFAAGIIPGLLLAVSCFVIVHLISYKRQYPKRDHRISPKEYLKIFGNALPALFLPVILLGGIFSGVFTATEAAAVAVAYAFLVSFVYYRKLKLSDLPEIFLVAGIRSAVVLMIIAAAALLGWLFSTLGVPRMLTNLLFGMVGDPTMAMIVVVGMLLVVGTILEPGAAVILLAPILAPSLHQMGFDPFQVAIILVMTLNIGLCTPPVGAVLFTAQSVSGVRMEEILKDIWPFLLAQVVVVVGLIFFPGLVMWLPNLVGFSS from the coding sequence ATGCTGTCACTGGCGATGGTCCTGCTCGTTCTGCTCGTGATTGGAACGCCGGTGGCGTTCGCCATGGCACTGGCCGGACTCTGGGGCCTCCACGCCCAGGATTTCCCCTGGAGCGTCCTGGTCAACCGAATGGCCGCCGGGCCCGACAACTTCGTCCTGCTGGCGATACCGTTCTTCATGATGGCCGGGGAGTTGATGAACCGCTCGGGCATGACCGAGCAACTGGTCCGGCTTTCAACAGCGACAATCGGCCGGGCACGGGGTGGTCTGGGCCATGCCAATGTCCTGGCCAGCATTCTGTTCGCCGGCAAATCAGGCTCGGCCGTCGGCGACGTCGCGGCGCTGGGGTCGATCTTCGTGCCGGCGATGGAAAAGGAAGGCTATGACCGCCGGTTCGCAACGGCGGTGACGGCCGCATCGTCGCTCATCGGCCCGATCATACCGCCCAGCATCATCCTGGTCATCTACGGGTCCGTGGCCCAGGTTTCGATCGGCGGCCTGTTTGCGGCCGGCATCATTCCGGGCCTGTTGCTGGCCGTGTCATGCTTCGTCATCGTTCATCTGATCTCGTACAAGCGCCAGTATCCCAAGCGCGATCACCGTATCAGCCCGAAAGAATACCTGAAGATCTTCGGCAATGCCCTGCCGGCCCTGTTCCTGCCCGTCATCCTGCTGGGCGGCATTTTTTCAGGCGTCTTCACCGCGACCGAAGCCGCCGCCGTCGCCGTCGCCTATGCGTTTCTGGTGTCGTTCGTTTACTACCGCAAACTGAAGCTGAGCGACCTGCCCGAAATCTTTCTGGTCGCCGGTATCCGCTCCGCCGTGGTGCTGATGATCATCGCCGCCGCGGCGCTGCTCGGCTGGCTGTTCTCGACGCTGGGCGTGCCGCGCATGCTGACCAACCTGCTGTTCGGGATGGTCGGCGATCCGACCATGGCCATGATTGTGGTGGTCGGCATGCTGCTCGTCGTCGGAACAATACTTGAACCCGGCGCTGCGGTCATCCTGTTGGCGCCGATCCTGGCGCCGTCCCTGCACCAGATGGGATTCGATCCGTTCCAGGTCGCCATCATCCTGGTCATGACGCTGAATATCGGCCTGTGCACCCCGCCGGTCGGGGCAGTGCTGTTTACCGCCCAGTCAGTCTCCGGCGTGCGCATGGAGGAGATTCTCAAGGATATCTGGCCATTCCTGCTGGCGCAGGTGGTGGTCGTGGTCGGCCTTATCTTCTTCCCGGGACTGGTGATGTGGTTGCCCAACCTGGTCGGGTTCTCGTCGTGA
- a CDS encoding aldo/keto reductase, with the protein MEYRTLGRSGLRVSTLCLGTMMFGGPTADDEAAAIVDSARGAGVNFIDTANSYTGGESERIVGRLIAHDRDAWILATKAGNPLPEMPAGGGVSRKWLLRALEGSLSRLGTDYLDIWYLHRHDGVTPLEEIVSTMGEEVRRGRIRYWGFSNFRAWQACELVRLADMQGVPRPIVCQPHYNALNRGAEAELFPACQHHGIGIAPYSPLARGVLTGKYQPGEQPDPDTRAGRGDKRMMEHEFREDSLQMAQTIAAHAEKRGMTPTSFAIRWALNSGNIHSIIAGPRTLAHWQSYLDALDGDFTAEDEALIDSLVPAGHASTPGFTDPKYPVIGRQPRMGGHQTAG; encoded by the coding sequence ATGGAATATCGTACGCTTGGGCGCAGCGGGTTGCGCGTTTCCACACTGTGCCTGGGAACGATGATGTTCGGCGGGCCGACGGCCGACGACGAGGCCGCCGCGATCGTGGACTCCGCGCGAGGGGCCGGGGTCAACTTCATCGATACGGCAAATTCCTATACTGGCGGCGAATCCGAGCGGATCGTCGGCCGTCTGATCGCCCATGACCGCGACGCCTGGATTCTGGCGACCAAAGCCGGCAACCCGCTGCCGGAAATGCCGGCGGGCGGCGGTGTGAGCCGCAAATGGCTGTTGCGCGCGCTGGAGGGCAGCCTTTCCCGGCTCGGGACCGACTATCTCGACATCTGGTATCTGCACCGCCATGACGGCGTGACGCCGCTGGAGGAAATCGTCTCTACCATGGGCGAGGAGGTCAGGCGCGGCCGGATCCGCTATTGGGGCTTTTCGAATTTCCGGGCCTGGCAGGCGTGTGAACTCGTGCGGCTGGCGGATATGCAGGGCGTCCCGCGGCCGATCGTGTGTCAGCCGCACTACAATGCGCTGAACCGGGGGGCTGAGGCCGAGTTGTTCCCGGCCTGCCAGCATCACGGCATCGGCATTGCGCCGTATTCGCCGCTGGCGCGCGGCGTGCTGACCGGCAAATATCAGCCCGGCGAGCAACCCGATCCCGACACCCGCGCCGGACGCGGCGACAAACGCATGATGGAACACGAGTTCAGGGAGGACTCATTGCAGATGGCGCAGACCATCGCGGCCCATGCGGAAAAGCGCGGCATGACGCCGACAAGCTTTGCCATCCGCTGGGCACTGAACAGCGGGAACATCCACAGCATCATCGCCGGCCCCCGAACCCTGGCCCACTGGCAAAGCTATCTCGACGCGCTGGATGGCGATTTCACCGCCGAGGATGAAGCCCTGATCGACAGCCTCGTCCCGGCTGGCCATGCCTCCACGCCCGGCTTCACCGATCCGAAATACCCGGTCATCGGCCGGCAGCCGAGGATGGGGGGACATCAAACCGCCGGTTGA
- a CDS encoding metalloregulator ArsR/SmtB family transcription factor, with the protein MEKSDAIAGLAALAHETRLDVFRLLVQAGSGGLAVGRIGATLGLASPTLSFHLTQLKHAGLIDCRREGRSLIYTADFSAMTALLDYLTENCCAGDGTDGDCGLMADACRPEHPSPDIKD; encoded by the coding sequence ATGGAGAAATCAGATGCCATCGCTGGGCTCGCCGCCCTGGCTCATGAAACACGGCTCGATGTCTTTCGGCTGCTGGTGCAAGCCGGAAGCGGGGGGCTTGCGGTCGGACGCATCGGCGCCACGCTCGGCCTCGCCTCGCCGACATTGTCGTTTCATCTCACCCAGCTGAAACATGCCGGCCTGATCGATTGCCGTCGCGAGGGGCGGAGCCTGATCTACACCGCCGACTTCAGCGCCATGACCGCTTTGCTGGACTACCTGACCGAGAATTGCTGCGCCGGTGACGGGACCGACGGCGATTGCGGACTGATGGCCGACGCCTGCCGCCCCGAACACCCGTCTCCCGACATCAAGGATTAG
- a CDS encoding TRAP transporter small permease, giving the protein MFTRLVDWYCEFSRLTDKVAAGFTVVLVTLFTLVVLLQIFMRYVLSNALPWPEEFARYALVWVTFIAGSCALRRGDHVGIDFFVEMLPSLRLRALIKLIIVGILTFLFITMIYYGVDLASRASGRTTPGMGISQGWFHTGLIIGVCFMVVQSIEHGLRAALALVDPDASAARAEAITSSDPV; this is encoded by the coding sequence GTGTTTACACGCCTCGTCGACTGGTATTGCGAGTTCAGCCGCCTGACCGACAAGGTCGCTGCAGGCTTCACAGTAGTTCTGGTCACCCTGTTCACGCTCGTCGTGCTGCTCCAGATATTCATGCGCTATGTGCTGTCTAACGCGCTGCCCTGGCCGGAGGAATTCGCGCGCTACGCTCTGGTCTGGGTCACGTTTATCGCCGGAAGCTGCGCGTTGCGGCGCGGCGATCATGTCGGTATCGACTTCTTCGTCGAAATGCTGCCCAGCCTGCGCCTGCGCGCCCTCATCAAGCTGATCATCGTCGGCATTCTCACCTTCCTTTTCATCACGATGATCTATTACGGCGTGGACCTCGCCAGCCGCGCATCCGGGCGAACAACGCCGGGAATGGGCATCAGCCAGGGCTGGTTCCATACAGGACTGATCATCGGCGTGTGCTTCATGGTCGTCCAATCGATCGAGCACGGCCTCAGGGCAGCGCTGGCGCTGGTCGATCCCGACGCATCGGCCGCCCGCGCCGAGGCGATAACCTCGTCGGATCCGGTTTGA
- a CDS encoding DctP family TRAP transporter solute-binding subunit translates to MTRRSQTSAIALAIAGFALAPALAVAQSEFPTHTVYDEPLFPDVDPSYHMRIAYFDPPNPFEANEHGQCIIFKNTLERQTQGDIFVECFPSGALGSETEMIEQADIGAIQGFMVAEGAVPAFFPEVQVLAVPYIFRDHAHAYRVLDGEFGDQMKEAILDASGFRVLAYGENGGFRNFTSNEPINSVEDIQGQSFRTMDHPGHMAIVEALGGSATPIAWPEVYTSLETGVITGQENPVPVINSSNMYEVQDYLILDGHVYSIDFFFMPEDYFQTLPEQYQSLVLQAGQKSMEVSRGINRVLEWEALARWEEDGSFEEIIVPSPEMKDEFAELTQGPFLEWYHAEVDPEGVWSDRLMEAVEEAEDYFAGDRGF, encoded by the coding sequence ATGACGAGACGCAGTCAGACATCCGCGATTGCATTGGCTATTGCCGGCTTTGCCCTGGCACCGGCGCTTGCAGTCGCACAATCCGAGTTTCCGACGCACACTGTCTACGACGAGCCGCTGTTTCCGGACGTCGACCCCAGCTATCATATGCGCATTGCGTATTTCGATCCGCCCAATCCGTTCGAGGCGAACGAACACGGCCAGTGCATCATCTTCAAGAACACGCTCGAACGGCAGACGCAGGGCGATATCTTCGTCGAATGCTTTCCGTCCGGGGCGCTCGGCAGCGAAACGGAGATGATCGAACAGGCGGATATCGGCGCGATCCAAGGCTTCATGGTCGCCGAAGGCGCCGTACCGGCGTTCTTCCCCGAAGTTCAGGTTCTGGCAGTCCCGTATATTTTCCGCGATCACGCCCACGCCTACCGCGTGCTTGACGGCGAGTTCGGCGACCAGATGAAGGAGGCCATTCTCGACGCGAGCGGCTTCAGGGTTCTGGCATATGGCGAGAATGGCGGATTCCGCAACTTCACGTCGAACGAGCCCATCAATTCGGTCGAGGACATCCAGGGCCAGAGCTTCCGGACCATGGATCATCCGGGCCACATGGCGATCGTGGAGGCACTCGGCGGTTCGGCAACGCCCATCGCGTGGCCTGAGGTCTATACCTCGCTTGAGACCGGCGTGATCACGGGTCAGGAAAACCCGGTTCCGGTCATCAACTCGTCCAACATGTACGAGGTGCAGGACTATCTGATCCTTGACGGACACGTCTACTCCATCGATTTCTTCTTCATGCCGGAAGATTACTTCCAGACGCTGCCCGAGCAATATCAGTCGCTCGTGCTTCAGGCCGGCCAGAAGAGTATGGAAGTGTCCCGCGGCATCAACCGCGTGCTCGAATGGGAAGCCCTCGCCCGCTGGGAAGAAGACGGCTCGTTCGAGGAGATCATCGTTCCCTCGCCCGAAATGAAGGACGAGTTCGCCGAACTCACCCAGGGGCCGTTCCTGGAATGGTACCACGCGGAGGTCGATCCCGAGGGCGTCTGGTCCGACCGGCTGATGGAGGCCGTCGAAGAGGCGGAAGACTACTTTGCCGGCGATCGCGGCTTCTGA
- a CDS encoding dihydroxy-acid dehydratase, translating into MTEKKIAPEQTAAEGMDRGLTSYGDAAFSRFLRNVFLKSAGHSDFGTQRPVIGIVDTGSDYNPCHRTVPDLIEAIKRGVMLAGGVPFTFPVISLHESFAHPTSMYLRNLMAMTVEEMIRAQPMDAVVLIGGCDKTVPALLMGAFSADTPAILEVTGPMLAGSHRGNRVGACTDCRRYWAEYRGGRVDAEEITEIEANLAPSAGTCMVMGTASTMACMAESMGMMLPGGAAIPAVYSDRIRHAEATGARAVALATEKVKPSDIVDRRGIENALRALLAIGGSTNGLVHLAAMVGRLGYRLDLDALDGFSAETPVVVDLKPSGKDFMEDLYRAGGMTRVLKELLGSLHLDAPTVAGMTLGEVLEAVPSGWPQDVVRPIDDPLFAGASLVVLTGSLAPNGALIKQSAADPKLLEHTGRAIVFDGLEDMATRIDDPAVGARAEDILILRNAGPIGAPGMPEAGYIPIPRYLAEQGVKDMVRISDARMSGTAFGSIVLHVSPEAAIGGPLGLVETGDTIRLSVKDRVLDLDVDTATLDARAARKPKAPTLAEQSSERGYRKLFLDTVQQVEHGCDFDFMRPEITKSVPG; encoded by the coding sequence ATGACCGAGAAAAAAATCGCCCCCGAACAAACCGCAGCAGAAGGCATGGATCGAGGGCTGACCAGCTATGGCGACGCCGCCTTCTCGCGTTTCCTGCGCAATGTGTTCCTGAAATCGGCCGGTCACAGCGATTTTGGCACCCAGCGCCCGGTGATCGGCATCGTCGACACCGGCAGCGACTATAATCCGTGCCACCGGACCGTTCCGGATCTGATCGAGGCAATAAAGCGCGGCGTCATGCTGGCCGGCGGCGTGCCCTTCACCTTTCCGGTAATCTCGCTGCACGAAAGCTTCGCCCATCCGACCAGCATGTATCTGCGCAACCTGATGGCCATGACGGTCGAGGAGATGATCCGCGCCCAGCCGATGGATGCCGTGGTGCTGATCGGTGGCTGCGACAAGACCGTGCCGGCCCTGCTGATGGGCGCATTCAGCGCCGACACGCCGGCCATTCTGGAGGTGACCGGCCCGATGCTGGCCGGCAGCCATCGCGGCAACCGTGTCGGAGCCTGTACCGACTGCCGCCGTTACTGGGCGGAGTATCGCGGGGGCCGCGTCGACGCCGAGGAAATCACCGAGATCGAAGCCAATCTGGCGCCCAGTGCGGGCACCTGCATGGTCATGGGCACGGCCAGCACCATGGCCTGCATGGCCGAATCCATGGGCATGATGCTGCCGGGCGGTGCGGCGATTCCGGCCGTTTATTCCGACCGTATCCGCCATGCCGAGGCGACCGGCGCCCGCGCCGTCGCGCTGGCTACGGAGAAGGTCAAGCCGTCCGATATCGTCGACCGGCGCGGGATCGAGAATGCCCTGCGCGCGTTGCTGGCAATCGGCGGATCGACCAACGGGCTGGTTCATCTGGCGGCCATGGTCGGACGCCTCGGCTATCGCCTCGACCTCGACGCGCTGGACGGGTTCAGCGCCGAGACGCCGGTCGTGGTCGACCTGAAGCCGTCGGGCAAGGATTTCATGGAGGACCTGTACCGCGCCGGCGGCATGACGCGGGTGCTTAAGGAACTGTTGGGCTCGCTGCATCTCGACGCGCCGACCGTGGCCGGCATGACCCTGGGCGAAGTGCTGGAGGCGGTGCCCTCGGGCTGGCCGCAGGATGTCGTCCGGCCGATCGACGACCCGCTGTTCGCCGGCGCGTCGCTGGTGGTGCTGACCGGATCGCTGGCGCCGAACGGGGCGCTGATAAAGCAATCCGCCGCCGATCCGAAACTGCTGGAACACACCGGCCGCGCGATCGTGTTCGACGGGCTGGAAGACATGGCCACGCGCATCGACGATCCGGCAGTCGGCGCGCGGGCTGAGGATATCCTGATCCTGCGCAATGCCGGCCCGATCGGCGCGCCCGGCATGCCCGAAGCGGGCTATATTCCTATTCCCCGCTATCTGGCCGAACAGGGCGTCAAGGACATGGTGCGGATTTCCGATGCCCGGATGAGCGGTACGGCCTTCGGCTCGATCGTGCTGCATGTCTCGCCCGAAGCCGCCATCGGCGGGCCGCTGGGACTGGTCGAGACGGGCGACACTATCCGGCTCAGCGTCAAGGACCGGGTTCTGGACCTCGATGTCGATACGGCAACGCTGGACGCCCGTGCAGCTCGCAAGCCCAAGGCGCCGACCCTGGCCGAACAGTCATCGGAACGCGGCTACCGCAAGCTGTTCCTCGACACCGTGCAGCAGGTCGAACACGGCTGCGATTTCGACTTCATGCGCCCGGAAATCACCAAGTCCGTGCCGGGATAG
- the arsH gene encoding arsenical resistance protein ArsH, translating to MDDTLHDLPNIAPDQLRPIDGAGLAGPNAPDHPPRILILHGSLRARSYSRLASEEAGRLLRWFGCETRHFDPSGLPLPDDAPADHPKVAELRELAQWAEGMVWCSPERHGAMTGIMKAQIDWIPLALGAVRPTQGKTLAVMQVNGGSQSFNAVNQMRILGRWMRMVTIPNQSSVPKAFNEFDEQGRMKPSAYYNRIVDVMEELVKFTWLVRGRSAYLTDRYSERVESAEQLSKRVNQPAV from the coding sequence ATGGATGACACGCTTCACGACCTGCCGAACATCGCCCCGGACCAGCTTCGGCCGATCGATGGTGCCGGACTGGCCGGACCGAACGCCCCGGACCATCCGCCGCGCATTCTGATACTGCACGGCTCACTGCGCGCGCGATCCTATTCGCGTCTGGCGTCGGAGGAAGCGGGGCGGCTGCTGCGCTGGTTCGGATGCGAGACGCGTCATTTCGATCCCAGCGGCCTGCCCCTGCCCGATGATGCGCCCGCCGATCACCCCAAAGTGGCCGAACTGCGCGAACTGGCGCAGTGGGCCGAGGGCATGGTCTGGTGTTCTCCGGAACGCCACGGCGCCATGACCGGCATCATGAAAGCCCAGATCGACTGGATTCCGCTGGCGCTGGGCGCGGTCCGCCCAACCCAGGGCAAGACGCTGGCGGTGATGCAGGTGAATGGCGGGTCGCAAAGCTTCAACGCCGTCAACCAGATGCGCATTCTGGGCCGATGGATGCGCATGGTCACCATTCCCAACCAGTCCTCCGTGCCCAAGGCGTTCAACGAGTTCGACGAACAGGGCCGCATGAAACCGTCGGCCTATTACAACCGGATCGTCGACGTGATGGAGGAACTGGTGAAGTTCACCTGGCTCGTCCGGGGGCGATCGGCCTATTTGACCGACCGCTACTCCGAACGCGTCGAATCCGCCGAACAGCTATCGAAGCGGGTCAATCAACCGGCGGTTTGA
- a CDS encoding Abi family protein: MAESQVPFPYDVESRAAIRAGLSEPRFIAYLDRAGGDESHAIELYLFNSRLAKSFLFPLNVVEIVFRNAVDQTLARIAGTSDWHKDRDFIDKTFSSRSNEALQKAIVRAGEQSDKNKLVAELNFDFWSNIFRREYASVWRTKINIAFPNLQRGEGRDNIQKLVCKINRFRNRVAHHEPILSENPPDMLSAIAKLIDLRCQTTAQWMRHHATADKIIRTRPTPQGRSIQDLASRLDKNFRAVCPDMNLARVFDSTGRSAAAIVCLGADDTPAAAFTKEDVADFICNRSQEAGGLVDLSDWSVQNLIDHLTPDRSWKPLPGPTPLSEAIGDLRKPGMRLLVGTDPTTGRPTGVIKRAHRRY, translated from the coding sequence ATGGCAGAAAGTCAAGTGCCCTTTCCCTATGACGTGGAGAGTCGCGCTGCGATCCGTGCGGGTCTCTCTGAGCCGCGATTCATTGCCTATCTTGACCGCGCAGGCGGAGACGAAAGCCATGCCATTGAACTCTACCTGTTCAATTCAAGGTTGGCTAAATCGTTTCTTTTTCCTCTAAATGTGGTTGAGATCGTTTTTCGCAATGCGGTGGATCAAACGCTGGCAAGAATTGCCGGAACGTCTGATTGGCATAAGGACCGCGATTTCATCGACAAGACATTTAGTAGTCGAAGCAATGAGGCGTTACAAAAGGCCATCGTTCGTGCGGGAGAGCAGTCTGATAAAAACAAACTCGTTGCCGAACTAAATTTTGATTTCTGGTCGAACATTTTTCGAAGAGAATATGCATCTGTCTGGCGCACAAAGATAAACATCGCTTTCCCGAATCTTCAGAGGGGGGAAGGACGTGATAACATTCAAAAATTGGTGTGCAAGATCAATAGGTTCCGAAACCGCGTGGCCCATCATGAGCCGATTCTGTCGGAAAATCCCCCTGATATGCTGTCGGCAATCGCAAAACTGATCGATCTCCGGTGCCAGACCACAGCGCAATGGATGCGGCATCACGCGACCGCCGACAAGATAATCCGCACGCGACCGACGCCCCAAGGCAGGTCAATTCAGGATTTGGCGTCACGGCTGGACAAGAACTTCCGAGCCGTCTGCCCCGACATGAACTTGGCGAGGGTCTTTGATTCGACTGGCAGGAGTGCGGCGGCAATCGTTTGTCTGGGCGCTGATGATACTCCTGCTGCTGCGTTCACTAAAGAAGATGTCGCTGATTTTATTTGTAACAGGTCACAAGAAGCTGGCGGTCTTGTAGACCTGTCCGATTGGTCCGTCCAGAACCTGATAGATCATCTGACTCCTGATCGCTCCTGGAAACCGCTGCCTGGGCCGACGCCTTTGTCTGAAGCAATTGGGGATCTGCGGAAGCCGGGGATGCGCCTCCTCGTCGGAACCGATCCGACAACGGGCAGGCCGACAGGAGTCATCAAGAGAGCGCACCGGCGCTATTGA